CACACACGTACAGGTAGAGGGCGCGCCGCGTCTCATCGGCGAGCGCGCTCGCACCGGCGATGCTGCTGGCAAGTCGCGCCTCGTGCATCGTGACGTCCTCTCAACAGGCCTTGACGGGCCGTGCAGTTCGTTCTAACGTAAGCAATGATATCCGTTAGAAAGCAGATGCGCCATGACGATGACTCAGTCCGTACCCCAGAGCATCGAGCAGACGCTGCCCGATATCGACCGAGCGGCACACCACGCCGAGGGGTTTCTGACCGCGCTCGGCGTTGACCTCGGCACTCCCGCACGGCGGGAGAGCGCGATGCGCATGGCCAAGGCGTACCTCGAGATGATGTCTCGCGACCCGTTCGAGATGACGACGTTCGACAATGACGAGGGGTACGGCGAGCTCGTGCTCGTGACGGGGATCGTGGTGCAGTCGCTGTGCGAGCATCACTTTCTGCCGTTCACGGGCGTGGCGCACGTGGGGTATCTGCCCGGCGAGAGGCTCGTCGGGCTCTCGAAGCTTGCCCGCACGGTCGAGTTGCACGCGCGGGGACCGCAGACGCAAGAGAACCTGACGCAGCAGATCGCCGGCCATCTCGTCGGCAGTCTGGCGCCGCGCGGTGTTGGCGTCGTGATCGAGGCGGAGCACACGTGCATGTCGTTGCGCGGTGTGCGTGCATCGGGCACCCGCACGCGGACGAGCGCGTTCACGGGTGCGCTGCGCGACCCCGCCGCCCGGCAGGAGTTTCTCGCATCACTGTGAGGCTAGCGACACAGTGACGTCACACGAAGGAGGAGTCATGAGTACTCACGGAACGGTCATCGTCGGAGCCGGACTCGCGGGAGCGAAGGCGTGCGAGGGACTGCGCGCCGGCGGCTACACGGACCCGATCGCGCTGGTCGGCGACGAACCGGAGCGCCCCTATGAACGGCCGGGGCTGTCGAAGGAGGTTCTGCTCGGCAAAGACGAGCTGTCGAGCCTCTACGTGCACGACGCCGAGTGGTACGCCGAGAACTCCATCTCAACGCACTTCGGCACGGCCGCGACGACGCTGAACCTCGACGAGCGCACCGTCTCACTCGAGAACGGCGAGATCCTCCCCTACGAGCACCTCGTTCTCGCGACCGGATCGAACCCGCGCACGCTCCCCCTCGACGGCGCAGGGCTCGAGGGCGTGCACACGCTGCGGCGCATGCCCGATACACCGGCGATCAAGGCGCACTTCGGCGAGGGAAAGAAGCTCGTGATCATCGGCGCCGGCTGGATCGGGCTCGAGGTGGCCGCTGCCGCGCGCCTCGCGGGAACCGACGTGACGGTGCTCGAGTACGCGTCGCTCCCCCTTCAGCGCGTGCTGGGCGACACGCTCGCGGCATACATCTACGACCTGCACACCGAGAATGGCGTCGACCTGCGCACGAGCGTGAGCGTCACGTCGATCACCGGCGAGAACGGACATGTGACGGGCGTCGAGAGCTCGGCGGGGCACTTCGACGCGGACGCCGTGGTGATCGGCGTGGGCGCTGCGCCGAACACCGAGCTCGCAGCATCCGCTGGTCTCGCCGTCGACAACGGCGTGCTCGTCGACGAGAAGCTGCGCACGGAGCGGCCAGAGGTGCTCGCGATCGGCGACATCGCGAACGCCCGCAACACGGCGACGGGCGGGCGACTGCGCGTGGAGCACTGGGACAACGCGATGCGACAGGGCGAGCTCGCCGCCCAGACGATTCTCGGCACGGGCGCGATCTATGACTGGCAGCCGTACTTCTTCACCGACCAGTTCGACTTCGGCATGGAGTACGTGGGGCACGGCAGCGCCGACGACACGGTGCACATTCGCGGCAGCCTCGACGCCGGCGAGTTCATTGCGTTCTGGACGAACGGCGAGCGAGTCACGGCGGCGATGAACGTGAACATCTGGGACGTCAACGACGACCTGCGCGCCGTCGTCGGGCACGAGGTCGCTCCCGCCCGCCTCACGGACGAGAGCGTCGACCTCGGTGATCTGCTCGGCAGCTAGAGAAAGCTGACGCCCAGCGACGCGAGCACGCCGAACGCAAGACCCCACAAGATGATCGAGATGATCTGCCAGAAGATCACGACGTTCTTCGATGCCCCGAACGAGACCATCGCCGCTGAGGTGATCTGACTGGGCAGCAGCGCCTGGCCCGCAAGACTGACGCCCGCGACGCCATAGCGGTCGAAACGCTCGCGCAGCTTCTGCCTGCGGGGCGACTCCTTTTTCTGCTCCGACCGCGACGTCACCCTCCGGCGCACTCCGTGCGCGCTCAGCACGAAGATCAGCATCGACACGACGTTGCCGACAACCGCCAGGCCGATCGCGACGGCCGGATGCAGCCCGAGCAGCACGCCGATCACCGATCCGAAGTACGACTCAACGAGAGGAACGGCCGCGATGACCAGAATGCCGAGCCATGTGAGCGGTTCGGGAAGGGATGCGGCGAAGGCCTGGAGCGCCTCGATCATGATGGTGCCTCTCTGTCGGAGTACGAACGTGTGTGCCGGTGCAGTGTGACCGTGCAGAACAATCCTTTCGGCCGCTGCCGCGCGCAGTAAGTGCCGCCACGTCACCGGTTGAGGTGCGATTTCGCACCGGCATCCGTGACATTTGTCACTGCTCTACACTCAGAGCCATGCCCCGATATGCGCGCCCCGGTGAGCACCAATGACAGCCGCCGAGCCCTCCGGTGCCCTGACGTCGGCTCGGCGCGCATCAGAACGCGGAGTGCACGCCACCTGGCTGTACACGCTGGCGTCGATCATCGTGTTCGTGCTGATCGTCGACGCGATCATTCTGCTTCGCGGGCTCGTCGCGGTCACAGCATCCGGTTCACTCGTCGACGTGCTCATCGTGGCGTTCACGCTGGTGTCGATGCTCGTGCAGATTCGCTATTGCTGGTTTCTGCGCGTCGGTCTCGGCGGTGGACTGCCACGGTCCTCGTGGACGATCGCACTCATCGGTGCGGCGGCGCCCGCGTGGGTGCTCGGACTGTTCTCACCTCTGCTCTGGCATGTCTCGGCGGTGCCCCTCTGGGTCTCTGCGGTGCTGATCGCGTGCGGTCTGCCGCGGCGGCGACGGTGGTGGACTCTGACGGCCGGTTTCGCGCTCGTTCTCGCGAGCTACGGACTGGCGCGGATGACGCTCGGCGGCGAGATCGGCTTCTCGGGCGGACCGGACATCGGCCTTCTGCTTATCTACGCCGCGTTCTTTCCCGCGGCCGTGCTGTTCAGCCT
This DNA window, taken from Paramicrobacterium agarici, encodes the following:
- the folE gene encoding GTP cyclohydrolase I: MTMTQSVPQSIEQTLPDIDRAAHHAEGFLTALGVDLGTPARRESAMRMAKAYLEMMSRDPFEMTTFDNDEGYGELVLVTGIVVQSLCEHHFLPFTGVAHVGYLPGERLVGLSKLARTVELHARGPQTQENLTQQIAGHLVGSLAPRGVGVVIEAEHTCMSLRGVRASGTRTRTSAFTGALRDPAARQEFLASL
- a CDS encoding NAD(P)/FAD-dependent oxidoreductase, whose product is MSTHGTVIVGAGLAGAKACEGLRAGGYTDPIALVGDEPERPYERPGLSKEVLLGKDELSSLYVHDAEWYAENSISTHFGTAATTLNLDERTVSLENGEILPYEHLVLATGSNPRTLPLDGAGLEGVHTLRRMPDTPAIKAHFGEGKKLVIIGAGWIGLEVAAAARLAGTDVTVLEYASLPLQRVLGDTLAAYIYDLHTENGVDLRTSVSVTSITGENGHVTGVESSAGHFDADAVVIGVGAAPNTELAASAGLAVDNGVLVDEKLRTERPEVLAIGDIANARNTATGGRLRVEHWDNAMRQGELAAQTILGTGAIYDWQPYFFTDQFDFGMEYVGHGSADDTVHIRGSLDAGEFIAFWTNGERVTAAMNVNIWDVNDDLRAVVGHEVAPARLTDESVDLGDLLGS